In Candidatus Rokuibacteriota bacterium, the DNA window CGCGGCCCGGCGGGCTCGGCGGAGGTCGAGACCGCCCGGCGCTGGCTCGCCATCGCCGGCGCGCTGCCCCGGCCGCCGACCGCGGCGGCCCCGGCGGCCGCAGAGCGGGAGGTGGGCAAGGCGAGCCTGGAAGGACGGGTCGTCTTCGGCGAGGGGCAAGAGCTCCGGCCCATGGCGCGCAAGGCGCTGATCCTGGTCGGACAGCCCGGGACGCCCACCAAGGAGGAGCGCTACAACCTGAGAACCGACGAGGACGGGCGCTACCGGTTCCCCAGCGTGGCCCCGGGGCCCTACATGCTCACCGACCGGGTGGCGGGCCCGGTCATCTGGCGGCTGCGCGTGGAGCTCGGCCCCGGCCAGGAGGTGGCGCTGGACCTCACCCCCGCCAACAGCGTGAAGGCACGCGACGACTTCCCCAACCGGGAGTAGCCTCGGCGCCTCCGGCGCACCACATGGGGCGTGCATTGTTTGTTGACACTCGCTCGCAGGGGCCCGTATACAGTAGTCACCTGTTCGGAGCCTTTTCCGACGCTCACTTAACCGCCGGCTGACCTGCCCGCCCGGGGAGTCGCCCCCGGGGCCCGGGCGCGGCAGCGGGCGTGGAGCCGACCATGGGGCTGTTCGGACTGGGGAAGAGGCAGGCGACGTTCGGCCTGGACATCGGAACCAGCAGCGTGAAGGCGGTGGAGCTGGCTGAGGGACGGGGCGGCCTCTCGCTCCGCTCCTTCGCCTCGGTGCCCCTGCCCCGCGATGTCATCGGCGAGGGCACCATCAAGCACCCGGCCGTCGTCGCGGAGGCCATCAAGGAGTGCGTCGAGAAGGCAGGGATCAAGAGCAAGGCGGCCGTCATCTCGGTCTCCGGCCGCGAGGCCATGACCAAGCGGGTGCCGCTCCCCAAGGTCTCGGCCAAGGAGCTGGCCGACGCCATCGGGCTGGAAGCCGAGCACCACATCCCCTTCGCCGTGGACGACGTGTTCCTCGACTACCAGGTGGTGGGCGAATCCGGGAACACGATGGACGTCATGGTGGTGGCGGTGAAGAAGGTGAAGGTGCTCGAGTACGTGGCGGCGGTGGAGGAGGCCGGGCTCGAGGCCGTCGTGGTGGATCTCGACGCCTTCGCCATCCAGAACCAGTACGAGTACAACAACCCCGGCGACGGCGGCGAGGCCGTGGCTCTCATCGACATCGGCGCCAGCTTCATGAAGACCAACGTGATCCGCGGCGGGGCCTCCATCTTCGCCCGCGACGTCCCGTTCGGCGGCCACCAGTACACGGACGCCATCGCCCAGCGGCTCAGCATTCCCGTCGAGAAGGCCGAGGCCGCCAAGAACGGGCAGGACGTGGGAGTCAACTGGGAAGACATGGTCCCGGCGCTCGAGGCGGTCTCCCGTGACCTGTCGATGGAGGTGCAGCGCACCTTCGACTACTTCGCCTCCGCCGCCGAGCACGAGCGGATCGGCAAGATCGTCCTCTCCGGGGGCTGCGCCCGGCTCGCCGGGCTCGACGAGTTCCTCTCCTCCTCGTGGGGGATCCCCGTGGAGCTGGCGCGTCCCTTCCAGGCACTGCAGGTGGACGCATCCCGCTTCCCCGCCCAGGAGCTCGAGCAGGTGGGGCCGGCGCTGGCCGTGGCCATCGGCCTGGGGCTCCGGCGTCCGGGGGACAAGCCGGCATGATCAAGATCAACCTGGCGCCGCCGGCCGCGAGGAAGCGCTTCACGATGCCGGGCTTCAACCTCGGCATTCTCTTCGGCATCCTCTTCGTGGCGCTGGTGGCGGTGCTCGGGTTCTGGTGGTGGGCGCTCGACGCCGAGGTGCAGGACCTGACCCGCCAGGTCTCCGAGAACGAGAAGGAGATCGTGCGGCTCAAGCAGGTGATCGCCGAGGGTCAGCGCTTCAAGCGCGAGAAGGAGGAGCTGGAGCTGCGGGTCAACGCCATCGAGTCCGTGGCCCGCCTCCAGGCGCGTCCCGTGTATCTGCTCGATGCCGTGGCCGACATGCTTCCCAAGGACCTGTGGCTCACGCGGATGGAGGAGAAGGGGCACCAGCTCCGCTTCGCCGGCACCACGTACACCTCCACGGCGCTGGCCGACTTCATGGCGAACCTCAAGGCCTCCGGGAAGTTCAAGGACGTGGATCTGCTGGAGTCGCGGCAGGATCTCACCAAGTCCCCGCGGACGATCACCTTCGAGGTGTCGTGCCGCTTCGAGATCTGAGCCATGGCCCTGCTGGATCCCATCTATGCCCTGCCGAAACCCCAGAAGATCGTCCTGGGGGTGCTGCCGCTGATCGTCGTGGGGGCCCTCGGCTATCTCGGGCTCATCTCGCCCAAGAGCGTCGAGCGGGACAGCCTGTTCCAGCGGAACGAGGCGCTGCGCGCCGAGGTGATCAAGGCGAGGGCCGACGAGGCGAACCTGCGGCCCTTCCGCCTGCAGGCCGAGGCCCTGCGCAAGCGCCTCGAGGCCGCCAAGGAGCGCCTCCCCGTGGAGAAGGAGATCCCGCGGCTCTACCGGCAGATCTCCGACCTGGCCTTCCAGTCAGGGCTGGGGTTGGCCCTCTTCCAGCCGAAGCCGCCGGAGGAGCGCGCCGTCTTCGCGGAGGTGCCGATCATCATGACGGCCGAGGCGGGCTACCATCAGCTCGGCTCCTTCTTCGACCGGATGGCCCGGCTGCCGCGCGTCGTGACCCTGGGTGACTTCAAGGCAACGGCCATCGATCGCCCCACGGGGACGGTGCGGGCCGAGATGACCCTGGCGACCTACGTCTTTCGCGCCGCGGGGGCCGCCGCACCCGGCAAGCCCGGAGCGCCCGGAGCGGCGAGGCCAGCGGCGCCAGCTGCGGCGGTTCCGCGACCTGGAGCCCGTCCATGATGGCTCGATGCACGGGGGTGGCGCTGGCAGCGGCCCTTATCCTGGCCGGCTGCGGAGGGGGGACGGCGCCTCCGTCACCCGGACCTCCGGCTCGCGGGCCGGTAGCCACCCCGCCCCCGCCGCCCAAGCCGCCGGGCATGGCCGCCCAGCCCGAGGCGGGACCTCCCCTGCCGCCCATGCTGTACGAGGTCAAGCGGCGCCGTGATCCCTTCAGCCCGGTGGTGGTGAGCCAGGGGGGCAAGGGGCTACAGGTGGGCTCCGTGAAGCTCGTGGGAATCATCCAGGGACGCCAGTCGCCCCTGGCGCTCGTGGAGGCACCCGATGGCATCGGCTATATTCTCAAGCCGGGTGACACGCTGGGCGACGGCCGCGTCACCCAGATCGGCCCGGACTCGGTGACCTTCGGCGTCCCCGGGACGCCGGGGCAGAAGCCCGGCAGCGTGACGCTCAGGCTGCGAACGGACTGAGAGGGGGGTGAGGTGATGAAGGGCATGGCGCGAATCGCCCGGCTCCTGCTGCTGATGGGGCTCCTGAGCCCGGGGATCGGCAGGGCGGACACCGCGGCCGTCCACCTCAAGGACGTCGCCATCGACCGCCTCACCGACGGCGTGAGCGTGAGGATCAGGACCAGTGCCCCGGTCCAGTACCAGGCCACCCTCATCGACTCCCCGACCCGGCTGGTGATCGACCTGGCTGGAACCGTCTACCGGTGGAGCCGGCAGAGCCTCGCTCCCGACGTGGCGCCCATCAGGGAGATCCGGGGCAGCCAGTGGAAGCCCGGGACCTCGCGCATCGTCCTCGAGCTGACCCGCAAGGTCGGCTACCGCATCGAGGAGAGCCGTGACGGCCTCTCCGTGATCCTCGACGCCTCGGCCACGGCCAGGAGCGAGGGGGGCGCGGCTGCCGAGCCGCCCCGGCGCCCCGAGCCGAGAGCCGAGGCGAAGCTCGAGGGGCCCCCGCCCGCCGCTGCCCGCCCTCCGGCGCAGGTCGCCCAGGCGGCGGCCGCTGCCAGCGGCCCGCCCGGCGCCACTGCGGAGGCGGCCCGGCCTCCGCGCGTCGCCCAGGCCCAGACCCCGGCGCAGGCCCCGGCCGCGCCGGCGCCCAACGGTACGCGCCTGATCTCCATGGACTTCAAGGACGCCGACGTCGTCAACCTGCTCCGCATCCTCGCCGCCGAGAGCGGGCGGAACATCGTGACCGGCGACGACGTCAAGGGGAAGGTCTCGATCTCGCTCCGCAACGTGACCTGGGAGCAGGCCCTGGAGACGATCCTCGAGGTGCGGGGGCTGCAGAAGATCGAGAGGGGCGGCGTCATCCGCGTCGTCTCGACCGAGCAGCTCACCAAGGAGCGGGAGGCCCGCGCGCGAGGCGACGAGGCCAAGCTCAAGGCCGAGATCGACACGCGGACCAAGCTGGCGGAAGCCCAGCTCAAGGAGGCCGACCTGGCGGCCAAGCGGCTCGCCGCCCAGGCGGCGGCCGAGGAAGCGAAGGCGCGGGGCCCCCTTCGCGAGGAGACGATCCGCCTCTCCTACGCCGACCCCGAGGAGGTCGCCAGGACCCTGCAAGGAATCCTCGGCATCCCGCCCGAGGGCTCGGCGCCCGTGACAGGCCTGCTGCCCGGCACGCCGGCAGTGGTCCCGAGCGGTGGCACCCCGCCACCCACGGAGCCGCCCTTCTCTGCCCTTTACGGCGCCGGCGCCGCGCCCCGGGCGCCCGTGTCCGTGAGCCAGGACGTGCTCGCCAAGGGCATCACGATCCGGGCCCACAAGCCCACCAACACGATCTTCATGCGCCACTACGCGGCCGACCTCGAGCGGATCAAGAAGCTGGTGCGCGAGCAGCTCGACGTGCCGCTGCCCCAGGTCAAGATCGAGGCCCGCATGGAGATCCTGGACCGCAACGCCCTGGAGGCCATCGGCGTACAGTGGGGCGGCGCGGCCGCGCGCAACGTCTTCAACCGGGCCACGGTCGTGGGCCAGGGGTTCCAGTCGGCGCCGAGCGCCGTGCCCGGCCTGACCCTGCCGGTGGTCGGCGGCGTGCTCCAGCCGGACGGCTCGACCATCACCATCAGCCCCACGGCCCAGTCGGGCATCCTCCCGGTCAACCAGAACGTCACGCTGAACCGGCTCTTGCCGGTCTCGAGCACGACGGGGCTCCCGATCGGGGGCAACCTGGTGAACCTGCCCTTCCAGCTCCTGCCCAACGCCGCGAGCGCCGTGCCGGCCGGCGGCATCGCCTTCGGCATCATCGGCTCGAGGCTCAACATCAACCTGGCGCTCCAGGCCCTCGAGACGCAGGGGAAGACGCGCACGCTGGCGCGCCCCGAGATCGTGACGGTGGAGAACAGCAAGGCGACGGTCTCCCTGGGCGAGGAGATCCCGTACGCCACGGTGAGCAGCGCCGGCACCCAGATCCAGTTCAAGGAGGCCGTGCTCAAGCTCGAGGTCACGCCCACCGTGACCCGCGAGCGGATCGGCAACGAGGACGTCACCAAGATCAAGATGGTCGTCATCGTCGAGAACAACTCGCGCGGCGACACCATCAGCCCTGCCCCCGGCGTGAGCGTGCCGCTCATCAACCGCAGGAAGGCCGAGACCCAGGTGCTCATGAGAGAGGGCGAGCGGCTGGTGATCGGCGGCGTGACCCAATCGGTGCATCAGAGTACGGTCCGCAAGGTCCCGGTCTTCGGCGACATCCCGCTGCTCGGCTGGCTCTTCAAGCAGAAGGAGAACTTCGAGACGGGGCGTGAGCTGGTCGTCTTCCTCACGCCGACCATCCTCAAGACCGACGCGGCCCAGGCGGCGCAGACCGCGCCGGGCAAGTAGCACCGTGGGCGGGACCTTCCGCTTCCTCACCGCGGGGGAATCCCACGGAGAGGCGCTGACGGCTGTCATCGAGGGCGTCCCGGCCGGCCTCCCCCTCTCCGAGGCCGACATCAACGCGGACCTGGCGCGGCGGCAGCGCGGCTACGGCCGCGGCGGCCGCATGAAGATCGAGCGCGACCAGGCCCACATCTCGTCGGGCGTGCGCTGGGGGGTGACGCTCGGCAGCCCCATCGCGCTCACCATCGGCAACCGCGACTGGGAGAACTGGAAGACCACCATGGCCGTCGGGCAGCCCCCGCCGGGGACCCCTCCGAAGGCGGTGACGCGGCCGCGTCCCGGTCATGCCGACCTGGCCGGCGCCATGAAATACGGGCACCGCGACATCCGCAACGTGCTCGAGCGCTCGAGCGCCCGCGAGACCACGGCGCGCGTCGCCGTGGCCGGGGTCGCCAAGCGGTTCCTGGCCGAGTTCGGCATCTCGATCCTGAGCCATGTGACCGAGATCGGCGGGGTGCGAATCGGCGCGCTCCCGGAGCCCTGGGCGGAGATCCGGAGCCGCGCCGAGGCCTCGGAGGTGCGCTGCGCCGATCCCGTCGCCGAGCACTCCATGATCGAGGCCATCGACGAGGCCAGGGCCAAGGGGGACACGCTGGGAGGCGTCTTCGAGGTGGTGGCGCTCGGCTGCCCCGTGGGCCTCGGCTCCTACGTCCACTGGGACCGGAAGCTCGACGGGCGGCTCGCCCAGGCGCTGTGCTCCATCCACGCCATCAAGGGCGCCGAGCTCGGCATGGGATTCGAGACGGCCCGCCATCCCGGTTCCCAGGTCCACGACGAGATCCTCTTCGACCGGGACGCGGGCTTCAGCCGGCGCACGAACACCGCCGGCGGGCTCGAGGGCGGCGTGACCAATGGCCAGCCGGTGATCGCGCGGGCGGTCATGAAGCCGATCTCGACGCTCAGGCGCCCCCTCCGGTCCGTGGACATGGAGACGAAGGAGGAGGTGGAGGCGGTGGTGGAGCGCAGCGACGTCTGCGCCGTGCCGGCCGCCGGGGTGGTGGGGGAGGCCATGATGGCCATCACACTGGCGCAGGCTTTCCTCGAGAAGTTCGGCGGGGACAGTCTCGGGGAGATCCGTCGGAGCTACCAGGGCTACCAGGACTCGCTCAAGACCTGGTAGCGGCGCCGGCCGCCCCGGACCCGAGCGGCGCACCCTCCCCGGCCTTCGCGTACAATGCCTCCCGCCATGCACCACATCCCCGTGAGTCTGGGCGCGCGCTCATACCGCATCCTCGTGGGCCCGGGCCTCCTCGCCGGAGTCGGCGCCGAGCTCTCGCGCATCGGCGTCGGCAGCCGCGTGGCCGTGCTCAGCGACGAGCCGGTGATGGCGCTGCACGGCCACCACGTCGTCGAGGGCCTCGAGGCCGCCGGCTTCACGGTGACCACGATGCGGCTGCCCGAGGGGGAGGCAGCCAAGACCCTCGCCACGGCCGAGCGGGCGTGGGATGCGCTCCTCACTGCAGGCCTGGACCGCACCTCGACCGTGGTGGCGGTGGGCGGCGGCGCCGTCGGAGACCTGGCCGGGTTCGTGGCCGCCACGTACATGCGCGGCGTGAGCCTCGTCCAGGTGCCGACCACGCTCCTGGCCCAGGTGGACGCCTCCATCGGCGGCAAGACGGCCATCGACCACCCGCGCGCGAAGAATCTGATCGGTGCCTTCCATCAGCCGCGCTTCGTGGCCGCGGACCCGGCCGCCCTCCTCACGCTCCCCGAGCGGGAGTTCCGGTCGGGGCTCGCGGAGGTCATCAAGCACGGGATCGTGCTCGACGCCGCTTACTTCGCCGACCTGGAGGCAAGCCTGCCGGCGCTCCTGGTGCGCGATCTGCCTGCCCTCACGCGGGTCGTCGCGGGGTCGTGCAGGATCAAGGCGTCGGTCGTCGAGCGCGACGAGCAGGAGACGGAGCTGCGCACCGTGCTGAACTACGGCCACACCATCGGGCATGCCGTGGAGGCGGTCACCGGCTTCGCGCGCTGGACGCACGGGGAGGCGGTGGCGCTCGGGATCGCGGCCGCGGCGCGCCTGGCGGAGCGGCTCGGCCGCGCGGGGAGCGAGGCGACGACACGCCAGACACGGATCCTCGAGGCCGTCGGGCTGCCGGTCCGGGGCTCGGGGGCCGCGCCCGCCGCC includes these proteins:
- the pilO gene encoding type 4a pilus biogenesis protein PilO, whose product is MALLDPIYALPKPQKIVLGVLPLIVVGALGYLGLISPKSVERDSLFQRNEALRAEVIKARADEANLRPFRLQAEALRKRLEAAKERLPVEKEIPRLYRQISDLAFQSGLGLALFQPKPPEERAVFAEVPIIMTAEAGYHQLGSFFDRMARLPRVVTLGDFKATAIDRPTGTVRAEMTLATYVFRAAGAAAPGKPGAPGAARPAAPAAAVPRPGARP
- the pilM gene encoding type IV pilus assembly protein PilM, producing MGLFGLGKRQATFGLDIGTSSVKAVELAEGRGGLSLRSFASVPLPRDVIGEGTIKHPAVVAEAIKECVEKAGIKSKAAVISVSGREAMTKRVPLPKVSAKELADAIGLEAEHHIPFAVDDVFLDYQVVGESGNTMDVMVVAVKKVKVLEYVAAVEEAGLEAVVVDLDAFAIQNQYEYNNPGDGGEAVALIDIGASFMKTNVIRGGASIFARDVPFGGHQYTDAIAQRLSIPVEKAEAAKNGQDVGVNWEDMVPALEAVSRDLSMEVQRTFDYFASAAEHERIGKIVLSGGCARLAGLDEFLSSSWGIPVELARPFQALQVDASRFPAQELEQVGPALAVAIGLGLRRPGDKPA
- a CDS encoding PilN domain-containing protein gives rise to the protein MIKINLAPPAARKRFTMPGFNLGILFGILFVALVAVLGFWWWALDAEVQDLTRQVSENEKEIVRLKQVIAEGQRFKREKEELELRVNAIESVARLQARPVYLLDAVADMLPKDLWLTRMEEKGHQLRFAGTTYTSTALADFMANLKASGKFKDVDLLESRQDLTKSPRTITFEVSCRFEI
- a CDS encoding 3-dehydroquinate synthase, which encodes MHHIPVSLGARSYRILVGPGLLAGVGAELSRIGVGSRVAVLSDEPVMALHGHHVVEGLEAAGFTVTTMRLPEGEAAKTLATAERAWDALLTAGLDRTSTVVAVGGGAVGDLAGFVAATYMRGVSLVQVPTTLLAQVDASIGGKTAIDHPRAKNLIGAFHQPRFVAADPAALLTLPEREFRSGLAEVIKHGIVLDAAYFADLEASLPALLVRDLPALTRVVAGSCRIKASVVERDEQETELRTVLNYGHTIGHAVEAVTGFARWTHGEAVALGIAAAARLAERLGRAGSEATTRQTRILEAVGLPVRGSGAAPAAVVEALARDKKARDGRVPFVLAPRIGAFQLVFDVPREAVLATLEELA
- a CDS encoding AMIN domain-containing protein, yielding MARIARLLLLMGLLSPGIGRADTAAVHLKDVAIDRLTDGVSVRIRTSAPVQYQATLIDSPTRLVIDLAGTVYRWSRQSLAPDVAPIREIRGSQWKPGTSRIVLELTRKVGYRIEESRDGLSVILDASATARSEGGAAAEPPRRPEPRAEAKLEGPPPAAARPPAQVAQAAAAASGPPGATAEAARPPRVAQAQTPAQAPAAPAPNGTRLISMDFKDADVVNLLRILAAESGRNIVTGDDVKGKVSISLRNVTWEQALETILEVRGLQKIERGGVIRVVSTEQLTKEREARARGDEAKLKAEIDTRTKLAEAQLKEADLAAKRLAAQAAAEEAKARGPLREETIRLSYADPEEVARTLQGILGIPPEGSAPVTGLLPGTPAVVPSGGTPPPTEPPFSALYGAGAAPRAPVSVSQDVLAKGITIRAHKPTNTIFMRHYAADLERIKKLVREQLDVPLPQVKIEARMEILDRNALEAIGVQWGGAAARNVFNRATVVGQGFQSAPSAVPGLTLPVVGGVLQPDGSTITISPTAQSGILPVNQNVTLNRLLPVSSTTGLPIGGNLVNLPFQLLPNAASAVPAGGIAFGIIGSRLNINLALQALETQGKTRTLARPEIVTVENSKATVSLGEEIPYATVSSAGTQIQFKEAVLKLEVTPTVTRERIGNEDVTKIKMVVIVENNSRGDTISPAPGVSVPLINRRKAETQVLMREGERLVIGGVTQSVHQSTVRKVPVFGDIPLLGWLFKQKENFETGRELVVFLTPTILKTDAAQAAQTAPGK
- the aroC gene encoding chorismate synthase, with protein sequence MGGTFRFLTAGESHGEALTAVIEGVPAGLPLSEADINADLARRQRGYGRGGRMKIERDQAHISSGVRWGVTLGSPIALTIGNRDWENWKTTMAVGQPPPGTPPKAVTRPRPGHADLAGAMKYGHRDIRNVLERSSARETTARVAVAGVAKRFLAEFGISILSHVTEIGGVRIGALPEPWAEIRSRAEASEVRCADPVAEHSMIEAIDEARAKGDTLGGVFEVVALGCPVGLGSYVHWDRKLDGRLAQALCSIHAIKGAELGMGFETARHPGSQVHDEILFDRDAGFSRRTNTAGGLEGGVTNGQPVIARAVMKPISTLRRPLRSVDMETKEEVEAVVERSDVCAVPAAGVVGEAMMAITLAQAFLEKFGGDSLGEIRRSYQGYQDSLKTW